Below is a window of Osmia bicornis bicornis chromosome 8, iOsmBic2.1, whole genome shotgun sequence DNA.
CATAGATGTTTCAGAACTGGCCGCGGCTGTCGATATCTCTCTTCATCCTGATAAACAGGCCGATACTGAAACAGCAGAGTCATCCGATAAGAAGAAACCTGGTCCGGCTTGTAAAAAAGCTACGAAAAGGAAAGGAGGGGAATTAACTGAAAGCAAAGTCGATGATCAGTTCAGCGACGAGGAGAGTATTATTTCTGATATTTCTATGTCTAGCAGTAATGCTTCTGCGAAGAAATCAAACGCTGACTCGTTGAGAGTCGAACCAAGTGCCAATGAGGAGTTGTTGAGTAACATTCTGGTGGGATTAGTATCTTCCAAGAATGATACGGATAAGTTAGACAAAGGAAGCGACGCGGACATCGACGACTTGCCACCTGAATCGAGTACAAAGAAGTCTactaaaaagaagaagaagaaatgcaACTGGCAGATGGGAATATTGTctaagaaaaagagaaagaagaccACTGCACCTGCTCCTAAAATTGATTCTGATAATCACAATACCGGTACCGAGTTAGGAGCTTCGATAAAAGATTCTTCTTCTacattagaaaataaaaaaggcaGTAATTCGTTGAATGATAATCAAAATGTTTCTGAGAAGCTTGAGAAGGATAACATTCAAGATGTTAACACTGCTCAAACTTCTGATGGAGCTTTAAAAGATCGAAAAGTAGATCAGTCTGCAGTATTGGATAACGATACAGAGAAGAAAGAGTTGAAAGATAAAGCAGCTGAAGAGGAACCACCGGAACAGAGGGATGAAAAAGACAAGAACAAGGAACTGGAGAGGTCTCTTTtagattttaatataaataaattgatctACTATGCATGGTCAGGGCAGGAACGATACAAATGTTTGCTGTGTTTCTTCACTGGTAAGAATATCGTTCATCATTACAAATTGAGTCATCCTGGAAAGGAGATTTTGATCTCCAGATTGAAAATAGAGGATGCAATGTCAGTTATTCAAGAAGCTAAGGATAACAACGTGGAGAATGAATCGTCGAAACCTATAACCGATGAAAATTGCAAATTCCATTGTAGAATTTGTTCTTTCTTCACCGAAGGAGCTACGAAGGTCGCCATGGAAGCGTTCTACGAGCACTGCACTACTCATACTGGGGAATACAGGTTTCGTTGCAACTCCTGTCCTTATCAGGCGGTAGCGAAATCTTCTATGAGAACTCATTACTACAAAGTATGTAGAAGATTCAAAGACACTTTTGCCGAAGCGATAACCGAAGATGAGATACCTGAGAAGAATGGGGTTTATGGTTATTTATGTTCCAAGTGTAATTACCTTCAATTAAAACGGTTTCATATAGAGGAACACGTGAAATCATGGCACAAAGATGATTCAGatgtaaatattgtaatgGTTAACATGTCTTCAGATTCTGTTAAAGAAGAATCTGTTAATCAGATTGCTGCACCAACTGAGAAAGTAAAACAGGAAGGATCTCTACTAAGTTCAGATAATGTAAAAGGATCTACCAATGATACAGTGACTTCTGTTGATCAGAACGATGACGATGTGAGCGAgatagaaataataaagatTAACAAAACTGCTGCGCCTGAGGATAAAAAGGATGAGAAGGTAGAAACGGAATCGCAGAAAGAAAAGGACAATTCTGAAGCTCCAGCTGATGATGAAagtgaaaagaagaagaaaacgcCCAAGGAAGATGGAGACTCGAGTCTACCAACAGGAAATCTAAGCGTGTTCGTTTGTCCACCAGAGTTAGAGAAGAAGGAAGTGGAGATTCAGTTGGAACGAAAGAGGAAGATGCAGGAGATCATTCAAAATATAGGTATCAAGTTGCAGAAGGATGCGTCTAAAAAAGGTTTCTCCATCATAGATAAAttgaaagataaaataaacaatttaatgGCAGTGAGCAACGAGGCTGATAATAATGAAAGTGTAGAATCTCCTAGTAATACTCCTACTACTTCTATCAATTCTCCAAATCTAACACTATCCGAGAAAAGCGCCCTTGAATTGCTTCTCAACTCTGGTTCTGCTGTTGCAGAAAattcagaaataaatttatcattgtCTCAAGAAACCTGCGGTGATCCGCCGCAGGCTGAAGATTCTGCTTCGAAAACCAATTTGTCGAGTACAGAACAGGATTCTCAGCCCGCATCCGAGGCAGATAAGTTAAATTCCAAAGTTGGAGATCCTTTGACAAAGTTAGATCAGAAGAAGAACGATGAAAGCGATGCTGAAACCAGCGACAATGAGAATACGAGGAGGTCAGCTCCTATTTATGAATCCGACTCCAGCAGCGATCAGTCGGACAACGAGCCACCCGCAGACGTGAACATGATTCTAAAAGAAACTTCCAGCATCGGTGCGTCCTCCAAGGATGCAATGTTAACGACTATTCAGAGGCTCGCTGCTCAGCTACAGGGTACAAAACCACTGGAAGGTACCAAAGAGAAGTCAAAATCTGACGAACCCAAGAGAGCATTTGCTTCTATTCCTAAAACATCAGACGCGGTACCTGTTGCTGGTATCAAGAAATTTGTTGGCAAATTAGAGAATAAATTCCGTGAAGTTTCACAAGAAACAAGCAGTGATAGCAATCCACCTAAAAACTTTATTAGATTGAGACGTTTGAGTGGGGATATGTTGTCAATACCCACGGTATCTGCAAGTAGCCAAGAAGACGTGTCTTCAGTGAACAGTacgtataaaaattacaattcttttttttttaagtaacAACAGTaagggttaattaattatacaattattttatgtaatagGTGGAAGTCAATCTAATACCTCGCCGAGTGCAGAAAGTACAGAAAAATTAGacaaagaggaagaagagtgTTCATTTTTGAAGATTGAAAACGTAGTTAGTCTAGCACCCCGAACTGATAACGATGGTGCTGAAAATCCAATTGTATGTTACGTGAAATTTGTTATTCGTTGAATATGTTATTTCTGTAATAATtagattttcattttattttattgcagATACATGATATAAGAAAAGCAGTTGAAATTTCTCCTTTAAAAGGTCAAGGTGTATCTGTATTGAAAAAATCTAATTCACCTTTTATTCTAAAGAGACTGAATGCTGTGACCATTGCACAATCTATATCAGGGCAATCTTCTACAACAGAAACTGTGAAGTTGATTCCAGTAAAAAGTCTGCCTTCTGTTACATCTACCGTCACCACTGCTCAGCGTACCACCAATTACATTCCTATTGCTCCAAAAACAAAGAAGATCATTCCGATGAACAACAAATTGCCGTTTCCCCTTTCTGGAAATAAGAGTACATTGATCGCCCCAGCAGCCACGCGCACCGTGACTGTCGGAGGATCGCCACAGCCGTCGAATTTGAATTACAAAATCGTTAAAGTCGTTCGAACGCCTACTACTATATTAAAATCAAACGAATCCAACGTTTCAACCGCTACTGTAGTTAAATTGAAATCTAGAGATGCTTACAGCGCCATGTTGAAAAGAACTAAATTAACACATTTGTTCAAATGCATGGAACGTGATTGTCGCTTTACAACTGACGTATTGTCGCAATATCAGCAACATTATATTCAGCACAGTAACGAggctgaaaagaaaaagggggtTCAACATGATTACCAGAAATGTGCTTATTGTTACATGGTACTGGAGAATTGGAATCAGATGAAACTGCATATGGAAGAAAAGCATGCTCATTGTCGTTATCAATGTAGTGTCTGTTTCTATAGAGCTATTGTTCCTTCTTACGTCCAAGTACATCAGgtatagaaattaaaatttcgcGATACACATTTGTTGATCGTCGATTTATGtatgtaatatttctttatagGTGACAGCTCATCCTGGTAATCATGGTATTTTACTTGGCAAATTATTAAAGGAGTTGCCACTGAAAGAAGAAGTTAATAGACATGACTTTATACATCCTTACGTGTGCCAACATGGTATGATTTTTATTCAgattatttgttattattatgttAGAATAAGTGGTTCAATTTATTGGAAATGCTTCTTACAGATTGTAGTAAATTCTTCTATGTTCCTGAATCTTTTATGGCGcatttaaaaaacaagcaTTCATCAATTCTATCTGTGTTCAAGTGCCACGTATGTCGTGTTACGTGTCTAAAAATTGATCAGCTAATGATGCATTATAAAATGCATGGATTTTACAAGTATCAGTGTCTCTATTGCTTAAACGGTTCGGACACTATCAATGAAATGCATACTCATTTAAGTGTATTTCATTGTAATCGACTACCGCATATCCTCGAAAGATCTCTTCCTCCTCaggtagaaaatattttcaaattacactGGTTACAGAAAATACAGGATGAATTATATCTGTGATTTTATATTTCAGCCGGTACGACACAAGGATGTGATAGATCAGTTAGTTGTAAGAACTTTCGatgataatattaaatttaccgAGGAAATCATTGATGTAGAAAACGAAGGGAAAGATATCAATAAAGACTCTGTTATAATTGACGTCATTAGCACATCTCCGTCTCACAAAATAGCTTCTTTGAATTTGCCTAAGGATGTAAATATGGTGAACAAAGACGAGAACGATGTACTAAATATATCAATACATAATTTATTTGGAATTGGCAATAATTCGTATAGTTCCATCACCGAATTGCCTCAACGTGGGAAAACATCTTTGAACGAAAGTAGCAGCGACAACGCAACCACAAAGTTATTTGAAAACCTGAACGACGTCGACGTGTCGGTGATGTCAGTTTCCAATAACGAGGcggcaaataaaattttgtcggaaaaaaacaaaaggacCGGTATCGTTTCCGGTAGTAGTTCCATCGACCCGTTAGAACTTTCTGCGGGGGCGTTCGACTCACCCGACGAATTCGTGAACATCAATTTACTCGATAATCCGGATTTTTTGAAGAACGTTAACAGTCGTTCCAGCGACGTTACAAATAACGCGACTGTGAATGACAGTAAAACAGAGGACAGCGATATAGAAATAGTAGATATCGATGATACGGAGAACATCACTCCGACGAAGGATGATAAATCcgggttaaataaaaatgataatccCGATGAGAAGATAAAGGTAGATCTTCAGGAAATTGATAAGAAGGAACAGTTGTGCAGCGATGTTGAAAATTCGAACATGTCTACTGACACTAATGGAAATTCTAGTAATAGTCCTGCTACTAAAACGAACAAACCATTGACATTGGACGATATCAAAGATACCGGTTTCATGGGAACAAAATTATACAGATGCGGTTATGAAGAATGTAATTACGGTGCACCTACTGCGGCTCTTTTAAGAGTTCACTCTAAAGAATGCCCTTTACGCAGTGataataaaactttgaattGCACTCACTGCACTAAAAAGTTTTTTAAAATCGGATTTCTATTGGAACACTTAAAATCACATGGACTGAAACGCTTTGGTTGTTCGTTGTGCAAAATGAGATGTACAGTTGGTTACCAAGCGATGGGGCACATGAAAATGAAACACAAATATGCTTATAGTAAATTGGTTCCAGCTGATCCAAAGAATCCATCCGTGGATGGTCTGTTTATTGTACAACCAATCGTAAGTGTatgttatttaattgtatTGGTAGAGAACATGttaatcatttaatttgtttcgAAATTGCGATTgcttttatttgttttaacgATTCTTTCATTTATTCCCATACAGTATCAAAGCGCCGAACGAAAGGGAAAGAAACGTAAAAGTACAAAGGCTGCAGAAAAAGATGGTGAGAAGGTAAACACAGATACTGAGAAATTTTGTTTTAGTCCCGACGAGATAGACGCTCTGCCGATGCAAGCTATATACAATCGTGAAGTACAATGTGCTGTATGTCCGTACACAACGAAAGTTCGTACGAATATTATCAGACATTTGACGCTTCATGCGAAAGACGAAAGTGTACCAGAGAGTGGCCCTGTTAATCCCGTGCCTTGCTTAGACAAGAAAGAGCGAATGTTTGATAAAATGGTGAATTTGGCGAGTAGCTCCCATCAGAATGGTCGGATGGGAGGGAAACCAAAGGAATCTAACAAGGATAATGAAGATGAATTGATTCCAAAATTTGTGCCTGAACATAAGAGGCAAGTAAATGCTTACTTCTCAAACTAAAATTTATagatgtattttaaaaaaatagtgAGAGTGATTCATTGTTATGTACCAAAGAATTGAATGTTTAGCttgatttttctaattaaatttaaagaaaaaatatttgctcATAATAGATACGTATGCGGTGTAGCTGAATGTAATTACTTAACGGTCGATGAAGCGATGTTAAGATGTCATTTAAAGGCATTGCATTCGGAAGAACAATATTTTCGATGCCCTCATTGCCCCCAAGCCGCTCCAGGTCAAGAAGGATTAAATATAGCAATCGACAAAATGGGTGTTCATTTGAAAATGCACGATACAAGACTTTACAAATGTTCCCACTGCaatcatcatcattatcataGGTACACACACTGATAGGATGCATTGATTGATCTATAGATCATTCGCGTTACTTAACTTTGAAACAACATTCCTtgaattgatatattttttcaaacattCGACAAGCAGATAACTAATAACTTGGAATATTTCTACCGTATTCTAATATTTGTAAATCATTTATAAacagataatattaattatgctTGTCAAATGTTTGTTGGACTTCAATTCTTTCCCAGTTCATTTTCTATGCTTTCTAATAGTAATAAATCATTCACCAGGCACGTTGTAGAAAGACATCTATCCGACAAGCATCCCGAGAAAAGACCTTTCGTTAAGGTGATCAGAGAGTTAGAAAACACAGAAAATACTCAGCAGTCGGTGCAGGAAGAGGTTGAAGAAGATGCCCCTGATCCAGATGGAAATCATTGGAAATGTAACATTTGCGACTACAAATGCGTTTATAAAGCAGAAATGGTTAATCACAGTACTGTGACGCACGACGAGAAATGTCAATACAAATGCAGTTTGTGTTCCTTCAAGACCAGTGGAAAAATCATGTTTGACCAACATATCAATAGTAAACACCCAAACGAATTGAATGTCGATTACATTCTGATGTATCAAAGAATAAAAggtgttaataaaaaaagtgCTGATAACGTTGAACAAAGCGGACAAGAAGAACCATTTGACACTACTCCTCTATGGAGGAGAGACATGCCCAGGATTAGACACATACGTGGAATTCTTttagaagaagaggaaggatcGACAGAGTCTACCTCTTTAAAGACGGGGAAACGAAAGAGCGATTCAGATTTATCGGCCGTTAAACCGGCTAAAATAAAACCAGGGAAATCGAGTTCGCTGGATGACACGAAACAGATGAAGGAAAAATCTAAGAAATCACTTTCGACCGATAAAATAGAAGCAGAAAATCTGAGCGAAACCCCTACTGATAAAATTAAAGACTCAAAAGTTAAACTGATCGAAGACAATGACTCGAGTGATTCTGATGTTGGTAGATTCGGTCCTTACGGAAAATCTGATGGTAACATGTACGTTTGCACTTTGTGCACGCAGTTTAAATCGAAATACAAACACGATATGAGAGATCATCTTTATAGAGAATTAAACTATGCAAGGTAAACGTTcttatgatttattttaattaatccttaAGTATAAATCATTTTCTTATTGTTCATGcattgtaataatattttagatGGCATTGTAAGGAATGTGGATATTTATCTGTGAACCGTAATGCTTTGTTAAAACACTTTTCTAAGCATCACAATGGAGAGCGTCCTAATCACGAACCGTTATCACCAGACGACGATATTGAAGATTGGGTAAATTTATAaacattaaattttctttcaattttttaaacgtATCTGTTACCAATATTTCTTTTGGCAGGTTGGCACATTGTTAAAAAGACAAACGCTTatgataaaagaatttttgacCAAGCAAACTGCAAATACAGATACATCTGCGACCATGAATATTTCCGGAAGTGATTCCAGATCACCTAGTAAAACTTCAAAAACTGCAAATGTTGTCAGTAAATCTCCAAACGCGAAAGACagtaaaattcaaaatattgaAACGAATATAGACGCGCAGGATGATAATAGTAAAGATAACGACGGTCTCATTATTGATATGGGAGAAGAGACACCGACCAaagagaaaatagaaaaaccTACAGAAGTTGAGAAAGGTAAGTAACatttaacaatgaaaaaaaaaaaatgaaaatgaaaattaactaAAATGTTTGATGATAGGTGCAGTAAGGCAGGAACGAGAAAAGCCATTAGTTTGTAAACATTGTAAAATGACATTTACCAGATGGCGTGGTTTTAAATTGCACGTTCAGTTGACTCATTTAAAACGACTTGGATACATATGTCCTTATTGTGATCGTAGCACGAATTCTGAATCATTAATGATCCAACACATGCGTTCTAAACATCCTAACTGTCCCGAGAAACTGCTTCCGAATCCGGCGGCTGGCGGGCCAGAATTACCAGATgagttttggaaaaaggagtATGGTATTGTGTTTCCAAAAAGATcaaagaaacggaaaagaAAGATCAGCGGAGAAGAAATTACAGATCACGATAGCAGCTTAGACCAAATTGAATCGCAGGAGAAATGTACCATATGCAATTTCATTGCTATGAATTTAACCGGCCTGAAAGCGCACATGAGAATACATTCGGCAAAGACTCAATTGAAATGCTCCTATTGTACTTTTATTGGGTCATTGAAAGCAGAATTGTGGGATCATTGGAAACAGATGCATCCATTTTCACCGTTTAAATTTGACGATCAATCGCTCTTTGAATCATCCGTTGATCAACCTGAAAATATAAAGTCGGACAAAAGATCTATCGATGATTACAACGACGACATAGAGGAGGAACATATTTCTGATATAAAGGacgatgaaataaattattgttgtTACTATTGCAGTTTCCGTGGTAGATCTTTGGACGTGGTTGAAAATCATTGGAGCCTGATGCACAGCGAATTGAAATTAGAAGGTAATTCTTCGAAATTCAAGTCAAATTATCCGTTTAGATACAAAGAAGTGCATTCATTATCGGGGAAGGCGGTTATTAAAGGTCAGTGTTCTAAAACGGAACCTGAAACTTCGTATGAATTATATTTGCAACAAACCCACGATGATGTGCGCATAATAGAAGCATCAGGAATGAAAGAAGGTTGGATTTGTCAATGGTGTAACGAGATGTGTGATTCTGAAGTTCAAATAAAAACTCATCATGGTATGTTCCATTCGCATTTGCCATTGAACTTTAAAGGGCACGATAAAAATAAGGTGCCCAAGGGATACGTTTGTCCGGAGTGTTCGTTTACAACAACATTTATCAATGTGATGAAGAATCATGTCTCGAAACACATTAATCTTTTAAAATGTAAGCATTGTGATAAGACTTTCAGTTCTTCTCCTCAAGTGTCTTCGCATAACGCTGAGGAACACCCCGACATGGAATTAAAGATAGAAAGTATTCAGAATTACGAATCGCAGCTGGAAAATATTATGGCTAAAGTTAAATGGCAAAGAACAAGCTCGAATACACAAAATACAGATGAAAAGGAAGGTATAATAGAACTAGGGAAACGTCAACCTGTAGCTAGAAAGTCGACGACTAAAAATACTGCTCGTCCGAATCATATTCCGTACAAAATAAAAGCAGTCGCTCGAAAATCTACCAATCCACATTCAAGATATcttctaaataataaaatgaatgacAAACAGTCGGTGAACAGTAAAGGATTTACATATTATGGCCTTCCTAGGATACCTGTTAATTTAgcaaaattaaatacatacatGGTAGTCGGTGGCCACCGGATGAAAGTGAATTGCACCACTTTGGCACAGTTGATCAATATCAGtccaaaaataatattgaaagaCGTTAAGCATGATGTTAAAACCATGGCTAAGCTTAAAAGGTTGAAATAGTTGATGAGAACTCAAAGGGAAACCTTGTAAggaaattatttacattagaatatttaattttacgttattatgtataaatatttattgtacACGACTACTGATATAATGGTTAACCTTTAACCAAAGCATCGTGTGGTATTATGTGCTTTTCTGTAACGTTATAGGTAGCAGATAATattgatgaatttttataaaattcattctTTCGTATTGTAACGCAAGacgtgtataaaaaaaaaggcatCATAATTGATTGTTCAATGATCGTACTTTGTGCCTATTATATTCTTCTAGtgtattagaaattttaaaatacagaAGAAAGATAATTTATATTTGTCATAAAATTACAATGTCCTTTTACATAGTTGACTTAACTGAAAAATTCGAGTTACTTCATTGGACTGAGAAGTGAAAAACTTTTAAGTTTTCATATTGATATTTTAACAGTGCATCACTgatttacatataattttaCATCACTATTAACAGATTACAATTCTGTACTATGCAacaagaattttattaaaattgttaactAAGGTAGGCAATCTTCTGTGTATGCTTTTATGTTGGAgagataattttttaaatcaaaatgCAGTATTATAGCATATAGCATCTTGAGTATATCCTTCAGTATGTGACTTGAAAAGATGAATTAGATGTACTACTTTCAAAGAggtatttatatttaatcacAATCAGTTTTTAAAATTCTCTTTTCTTAATGGTTGGAATACATATTTACGTCAATTCAAGATCAATTATTCagcaaaattaaatcaataataattttgcaagGATGGTGTATATAAAACGTGAATACAATTTTCATCGATGATAAAAATAGAAGGTTTAGTTATGCGTATCGGTAAACATAAATGTTGCGTATTATATCATACGCAATAGATTTGTgtatagaatttaaattttgccGCGCTCTTGCTTCTCATTAAATCGATCCGTTTGACATCGAACATAGTAGATGAAAGAATTGCATAAAAAGACTGAATGTCCTGTGAGGTAATATTCtagtatataaataattgtacatattgtataatgtaaaaatttcacataaatatttttgatttttataataaaggTGGTTATCATTTCTAATATGATGCTTCAAAGTTCAAGCTTCTTTTTACACTAATTCCATGAAAAAAGGTATAGAAacgattattttttatttaaatgattaattatacAAAGCATGTTTTTGACAATCATGAATTATGTATTATCTTCCAATCATTAATGGGAAATTagtaaacaataaataattattgtttttgtttcctttaatttaaaagcagccttttaattgttattatgtgcagttattttattttacgtgAAAGCTTTATAAAAATGTGGAAATTATGCGGAAAATTCAAGAGATCGTacaaatgtaatatttaaGTTAAACGAAAGAACATTTTTTCTTTAGAATATCTTTTTTaggaaataaatattcattcataATTTAACCCTTCAAAGACGACATTCCTGCTCTCATTATTTCGTCAACCAGAAGCAGGTTACTTGCGATGATTGTGCTGTAAATGAACAATTCACACATTTCAAGAATATTCATATTCAATACAGGTACAACATAATTATCTCTTTACTTACCAAGAATtgataatttgtttctttacgTTATAATTATCATAGATGCCAGCATCAACGGGTTTTAACGCTTCACCTGTTGAAATATCCAATCCAACTGGTTCACCCAAGGTATTTCCCTcttcaaataattttacaatcgTATCTTGCGCATCAAATCCACTGTTAACAGCTAAACACAAAAGATGAAAAGTATTACAATACATGACGAACCATTTCAGAAGTACACAGAGAGTTTTCTCCGTACTTACCGAGAGTTTTCGGAATGATAAGTAAAGCTTCCGCGTAAGCCTGTACACCCAACCGTTGTTTTCCTTTTACCTTTTCTTTATACTGATGAAGTGCTTGACTGGCAGCTACTTCAAAAGCTCCAGCGCCAGGAATTAAGGCATGATCATCAATCGCATTCTTAATAGCTCTTAAACCATCTCGCACGGCATCTTTTAATTGCTCCAAGGTATATTTGTTTGGTCCCTAAAAAGTTTTCtttcgttaaaaattgaaaaataataaattaattaaaacatgaTTTATACAAGGTTTACCTTTAATAGAATCGTTACTGAATTTGGTTTCTTGCATTCTTCAATGAAAGTATATTTTGTTTCTCCCTGAAATTAAAcggtataatatatatttaccATTTTGCACgttaattcattattcgattACTTGAATATTTACCAATACATGTTCATATACAAGTCCAGCCCATCCTAAGTGTTCTTCCTTCAAATCATCAAATGAATTCATAGCCATTCCACCACAGGCTAACACTAAACGTTCCATATTTCGCCGCTTTGCTCTACGTAAAGCTAAAATATTCTCTTTAGCAAGCATGTCCAAAGATTGTGGATCAATACCTTTCTGATTTATAACAACCAATGATTTATTCGTTCCATCGCacaattttttcttcaattcaATTATCTTCATTACTCTATTATCAATAAATTCGCGTTCTGCCGCTACAAGTTTTTCGCGTTCTTCGGCAGTTTTGTAGAAGAAACCGCTATTTACctatataattaataagtttttgtttcaattaaaaccatctatttttttttttctctttttcgtaATTTACTCACCTCACTCTTTTCATATTCCAAGCTAACGTTACAAGTTAATATGTAAGCATTCTCTACTCTCTTAGGCATGTCTGGATGTCTGGATCCATGATCAGTTACAATACCACGAACCAAAGCAGTATCTGCTTCAGTTCTATGTTGCATTTCCATTAATTCAACCATATGCAAATCAATTTCTTTGTTA
It encodes the following:
- the LOC114875284 gene encoding T-complex protein 1 subunit zeta, with the protein product MSAISLLNPKAEFARAAQALAVNISAAKGIQDVMKTNLGPKGTMKMLVSGAGDIKITKDGNVLLHEMQIQHPTASLIARASTAQDDMTGDGTTSTVLIIGELLKQADIYISEGLHPRMVTEGFDLARAKTLEILDSLKISLEPEKGLLDVARTSLKTKIHPKIAEKLAEICVEAVLAIRQDNKEIDLHMVELMEMQHRTEADTALVRGIVTDHGSRHPDMPKRVENAYILTCNVSLEYEKSEVNSGFFYKTAEEREKLVAAEREFIDNRVMKIIELKKKLCDGTNKSLVVINQKGIDPQSLDMLAKENILALRRAKRRNMERLVLACGGMAMNSFDDLKEEHLGWAGLVYEHVLGETKYTFIEECKKPNSVTILLKGPNKYTLEQLKDAVRDGLRAIKNAIDDHALIPGAGAFEVAASQALHQYKEKVKGKQRLGVQAYAEALLIIPKTLAVNSGFDAQDTIVKLFEEGNTLGEPVGLDISTGEALKPVDAGIYDNYNVKKQIINSCTIIASNLLLVDEIMRAGMSSLKG